The genomic region TCCATACGGTATGTCCTGGGTTTGATTCTTGGTGCTTGTGAATTATACGATCGTGGACATGGACGTTGAAATGCCTCTATGAGTTTTGCTGATCCTAGAAGAGTGGACTGTCGTGACGAAACCATCAGCTGATccccttaaaaataaaaagaataattccACACACATGCCTTTCAAGTAGCAATAATGTTGAAAAAATTAGGCAACAGGGTCAGGAATCAGTATCCTTAAATTCAACAATATAGTGGATTCGACTAAACATAACATATATGGTTTACTTTGACTTGGAGGGAGACTCACTCTTGGTAAGTTGGTATGGGACGTTCTGGGGTTGGCCTACTTGCTACATTTGACTGACTTTCTGATAAGCCAACTCCAACAGCTAGCGTAACATCATCACCCTTCACCTTCACAAAATGTAAGTGCCACTCCAACCACATTTGACATTTCATTTCACTTGGTTTTTTCACTCTCACATGGATCAAATTTCTTCATTCCAAATCTGTATAATTCATTTGCCCTGTCTCTTTTGAAAGAATATGCGAAATGTATGGGACCGACCAATGACACGAGTGATACAGCTTTTATGCAAGTTTCGGTTTCACTTGGTGCAAAGTTACGATCACATTGTCCAAATTAACTAGTTTAACTTGTATCTGCTATTTATAATCAACTCTTTAACACAATTGAAAGACGAATAAGGAATATAGGATCAACCATTTCTATTGCGGCTTCAGAAACCCTAAACCTAGAATAACATAATAAGGTCGAAATTTTGAGCTTCTTAGAGTTACAGCCACCAAAAGCTTCCACTACAAGAAATCATGTACAAATACACAATGGCCTACACTAAATCCTCACAACATCTTCAACCCCGAAAGGAAGCAGAAAACTGAATGAACAAAAGAGAACACATTACAGAGCTCCTTGGCCGAAAGCTACCGCATGCTTTCGGCTAAGACCACCGGAGCCATTACAACCCTGGCAGACATTGTTCAACAATGCACCCCCATCGGTAGGCACCACCCTACCACTCTCAAAACCCACAAAACACTTCCTGATATTTCATTCAGAGGATAACAAACTCTCAAATTTACGGACTATATTACACAAATGTGATACCTTTGTCTCTTTGGATAAACATCATCCAGCACCTATGAAGTTGCACTCGGATAGTTTAGTTTGGTTGCTAATATGAGAGTTTCATCCATTGGAGTCCGATAACATAGCAAGGACCTCGCTATCATCAAAGTTCGACTCCACTGCCAGTTCAAGGGGGGTTTTCCCTTCCCCATTTAATGCTCGTGGATCAGCTCCCCTGCAGATGCAATAGAACCCCCTTCAGTAGCGAATCATAAAAACACAGGCGGAAACACAGCCTTGTGAAAGAAGCTGACAGCTAGATAGTTCAATATGGATGCACAGATTAGGAAAATGTAATGCATGGGTTTTAAAAAACTGCAGATCCAACTATGAGATGTTCACCTTGTAAGAAGCAATTTTGCGAATGTGTTTTTGCCTCTCAGAATACAACGGTCGAGTGGTGTGTGACCTCTTGAATCAATCACATTTATATTCACTCCATACTGTAAGAGGAGTTCAAGCATGCCAATGTCAGCAGTTTCACAAGCAAGGTGGAGAAGAGTGCACCCATCTAGATCCTCCACTTGCTGGCCTTCACTTGTACCACTCAAGTTTGAAGAGCTATGTGACGACTTGTCTAATGAATCCCCAGCTAAGCAGCTCGAGCCTTGGTCATGGCTAGTCTGCTCATGCATCAGCATTACTTTGGCAAGGGTTAATGAAGAGTTACATGATGCTTGCTCATACACCGCATTCAAATCTGGTTCAGAATTAACAATGTGACGATATACAGCTTTTTTGTCATTAGCACGAACACCCTCCCAAATCTGTTGTGCTACCAAATGAGTATATTGTGCATCTTTTGGTTTCCGGACAAAAAGCTTTTCTGCGTACTGTGATTAACAAAAGAATACACATTAACGTCCACATTTCTGAAGCAGTCTAGATTTTCCGCTAGTAGCAGGTAGTAAGGAGATCAGTTCGTTATATACTAGGAGATCTTCAAGAATGGTCATGTATCATAAGTTGACAAATGGTAGTCCCCAAATCATTAGTCTTGTAAAAACTAAGATGAACTCAAGCAAGGTTCATCCATGTCATACAGGAACAATACTGTTATGCCGTTATACACTATGTACAGCCGTTATTGCAAGACCGTAAGACATGATCACTAAAAGCAGTAAAAGAGAGGACGACAAGTATTCCAACAAGCCGATAAAGGTTCACAGTCTCAAACTACAGTCTAAACAAAATTGCTTTTTTGTCTTTAGTATTAGAAAATATGTGTTCTTTAGATTGGGCTGATGTTCTAAAACTATTGCTTCCTTATCAACTTCGAATTTAATCCTACAATCTTATAAATGTTCGATAGCAAAACAAGTTAAGTTGATCGGTTAATTCAATAAGAAATAGGCCTTAGCGCTCAATTTCGTTGGTACCATCCAACTGAATCCAATTCAATTGTTTACTTTTTCAATTTCAGTGAAAtgaaaaattcaaccaaaaccTATTTTCAAAACAGCAAGTGtaagaataaaaaatttgataatTCGAATGTAAATATTGAAATGCTTTCTAGTCATCCAACTAGTAACTGTGAGGTATGAAAAGGCATACCTTTGCATGAATGAATTTCTCCTTTACTGGTATAGAATCACTCTGACTGGGTTTGCTGATAAAAACTAGCTGTTTTTTATCGGACTTGTATGACCTTCACCAGAAGAATACAATTGAAATATCGCAACGGTCCAGTAGAGAAGAAATATATACAATACTCGAAAGAGTTGTGACAGAGAATCCCTACCCTGTGGATATAAGATCAACCTGAAAGGCAGTTCTTGATTGCAAAAGTTCCTCCCAGACAGAGTTGGAAAAGGCATTACCCAAAGACTGAAACAAATTTATAACGGAAGGCTCCCACACTTTAACATCCAGTGTAAGAGACCTTACCTGCAATAAAAGACACCGAGAAGAAAAGTTGTAGAAATTCAGTAACTGGTACAGACACTGAATTTTTTATAGGATCAGTACTTATAAACAAAAAGAACTATTACGAAAATGTTACTGTCAATATACAAATATAcaatccaaaacaaaatttggtaatttcccGCATATTTACTACTTTACCAAGTTATCATTTGTATAATCCTTAATTCTTCTGTAACTGCACTCATGAttcattgtaaaaaaaataaaaccttgGAAAAAGATTTAACATACCATTGGCCAGTTTACACATTCCATGTTAATGAAAATCTCAAAACTTCATTATTGCTATTAttgaaaagtaaaccacattaCTATTAGGCAATTAGGAATCATATGAGTAAGGTTCTTTAGACTCCTACTTGATAAATACTTGAAATTGTCTGTGCAGAAAAGTAGAGTAAgcaagaacatgaaaaatataatagtTATTTGATGGGCGTTACACAACACTTGTTCAGAGAGTGCATGACTTGCAGATATATAATGTGAAATTGCTAAGTACGAAAAATATTGTGATTAACCTTTGAGATATGTACACCAAGATTACGATGAACACCGGAGCACTCAATACAAACGAGAACACCAAGATTTAATGATGCCCAATCTGGCTCTGGGGCACCACAATCAGCACACTTATCATTCCCACATACTCGTCGTAGCATGTCAATTGTCTTTTCGGTTTTTAAAGATGATCTTTGATGTTGTGAGCTTCTCAATGGGCGCTCAGAATTTGCAGAAGTAAGGCTCCTCTCGGACACAATTTCTTCAACTCCAGTGTGATCAAAATCAGAGCTCTCAAATGAACTACTCTCACTGGCAGAATGACGATGGCTTCCCATGGGACTAGCAGGCAGAAACTGAAATACAATTGGACCAAACTCATCAATGAGACTACGAAAATCAATGGCCACATAATCATGTAAAACTTTCAAAACACAATTACCCTCTCAGGAGCTTGAGAGCTAAGTAATGAAGCAATAACCCCTGTTATCTTTTCAATCCAATCCATTTGATCAAGTGCACTCTCTGCCTGCACTGACAAGCATAAATCAATATCATTGCAGGAACTACTAGAtaaaaataactataaaaaacTCGCCAAACTGGCAGGTTCAAAAACCAGAT from Pyrus communis chromosome 4, drPyrComm1.1, whole genome shotgun sequence harbors:
- the LOC137732085 gene encoding ADP-ribosylation factor GTPase-activating protein AGD3-like — encoded protein: MHFTKLDDSPMFRKQILSMEENAETLRERSLRFYKGCRKYTEGLGEAYDGDIAFASALETFGGGHNDPISVAFGGPVMTKFTIALREIGTYKEVLRSQVEHMLNDRLLQFVNIDLHEVKEARKHFDKASLVYDQAREKFLSLRKGTKSDVVTLLEEELHNARTTFEQARFSLVTALSNVEAKKRFQFLEAVSGTMDAHLRYFKQGYELLHQMEPYINQVLTYAQQSRERSNYEQAALHERMQDYKRQVDRESRWSSNGSNGSPNGDGIQAIGRSSHKMIDAVMQSAAKGKVQTIRQGYLSKRSSNLRGDWKRRFFVLDSRGMLYYYRKQCSKPSGSGSQLSGQRNSSELGSGLLSRWLSSHYHGGVHDEKSVAHHTVNLLTSTIKVDADQSDLRFCFRIISPTKNYTLQAESALDQMDWIEKITGVIASLLSSQAPERFLPASPMGSHRHSASESSSFESSDFDHTGVEEIVSERSLTSANSERPLRSSQHQRSSLKTEKTIDMLRRVCGNDKCADCGAPEPDWASLNLGVLVCIECSGVHRNLGVHISKVRSLTLDVKVWEPSVINLFQSLGNAFSNSVWEELLQSRTAFQVDLISTGSYKSDKKQLVFISKPSQSDSIPVKEKFIHAKYAEKLFVRKPKDAQYTHLVAQQIWEGVRANDKKAVYRHIVNSEPDLNAVYEQASCNSSLTLAKVMLMHEQTSHDQGSSCLAGDSLDKSSHSSSNLSGTSEGQQVEDLDGCTLLHLACETADIGMLELLLQYGVNINVIDSRGHTPLDRCILRGKNTFAKLLLTRGADPRALNGEGKTPLELAVESNFDDSEVLAMLSDSNG